In a single window of the Nicotiana tomentosiformis chromosome 8, ASM39032v3, whole genome shotgun sequence genome:
- the LOC104109158 gene encoding vacuolar-processing enzyme-like isoform X1, with protein sequence MIFKYNVSVVFLVLLSIWVSTEGRSISQFLTEESEGTKWAVLVAGSNGWENYRHQADVCHAYQLLKDGGLKDENIIVFMYDDIANNRENPRPGVIINNPHGHDVYKGVPKDYVLEDVNANNFYNVILGNKSAVVGGSGKVVNSGPNDHIFIYYTDHGGPGVVSMPSGEDVYANDLIDVLKKKHASGTYDRLVFYLEACESGSMFDGLLPEGLDIYVMTASEPNEDSWATYCGEGTPDDPCLVECPPPEFQGVCLGDLYSVAWMEDSDVTDRDADSVQGQHSRVANRTAANIAYGGYGSHVTEYGDIVVSFDRLSTYMGEASTNHSHASVNAMSFSTSSKSVDQYSAELFYLFTKHQNAPEGSHEKFEAHARLKEAISQRTQVDNSVKHLGELLFGVEKGNEVLHSVRPAGQPLVDSWDCLKSYVNIFEAHCGILSSYGKKHIRGIANICNAGITSEQMASTSAQACSS encoded by the exons aTGATATTTAAGTACAATGTTAGTGTCGTATTTCTTGTTTTGCTCTCAATTTGGGTTAGCACTGAAGGTCGTAGTATCTCGCAATTCTTAACTGAAGAATCGGAAGGAACCAAATGGGCTGTCCTAGTTGCTGGCTCTAATGGCTGGGAAAATTATAGGCATCAG GCTGATGTATGTCATGCTTACCAATTACTAAAGGATGGAGGTCTAAAAGATGAAAACATCATCGTATTCATGTACGATGATATTGCTAACAATAGAGAGAACCCCAGACCTGGAGTCATTATCAATAACCCACATGGCCATGATGTTTACAAAGGTGTCCCCAAG GATTATGTGCTTGAAGATGTTAATGCCAACAATTTTTACAATGTTATCCTTGGCAACAAAAGCGCTGTAGTTGGGGGCAGTGGGAAAGTAGTGAACAGTGGTCCAAATGACCATATCTTCATCTATTATACTGATCATGGCGGCCCTGGTGTAGTTT CAATGCCAAGCGGAGAAGATGTTTACGCTAATGATCTGATTGATGTGTTGAAAAAGAAGCATGCTTCAGGGACATATGACAGACTG GTGTTTTATTTAGAAGCTTGTGAGTCCGGAAGCATGTTTGATGGTCTTCTCCCTGAAGGTCTAGACATATATGTCATGACTGCATCAGAACCTAATGAAGATAGTTGGGCGACGTATTGTGGTGAGGGTACTCCTGATGATCCCTGCTTGGTTGAGTGTCCCCCTCCCGAGTTTCAGGGTGTGTGCTTGGGAGATTTGTACAGTGTTGCCTGGATGGAAGATAG CGATGTAACAGATCGAGATGCTGACAGTGTGCAAGGGCAGCATAGCCGA GTTGCAAACAGAACTGCAGCTAACATAGCATATGGCGGCTATGGCTCCCATGTCACAGAATACGGTGATATAGTGGTGAGCTTTGATCGACTTTCCACATATATGGGTGAAGCTTCCACAAACCACAGTCATGCCTCTGTGAATGCTATGTCATTCTCGACATCATCAAAGAGTGTGGATCAATACAGTGCTGAACTTTTCTATTTGTTCACCAAA CACCAAAATGCTCCTGAAGGGTCTCATGAGAAGTTTGAAGCTCACGCGAGACTTAAAGAAGCTATATCACAGAGAACTCAAGTGGACAACAGTGTAAAACATCTTGGGGAGCTTCTTTTTGGTGTTGAAAAAGGTAATGAGGTACTACACAGTGTTCGACCTGCTGGACAACCACTTGTTGACAGCTGGGATTGTCTTAAGTCCTAC GTCAACATATTTGAGGCACATTGTGGAATATTAAGCTCGTATGGAAAGAAACACATACGTGGTATAGCCAACATCTGCAATGCTGGAATTACGAGTGAACAAATGGCTTCTACATCTGCACAAGCATGTTCAAGTTAG
- the LOC104109158 gene encoding vacuolar-processing enzyme-like isoform X2 codes for MIRYVVFLVLLSIWASVEGRSISQFLTEKSTGTKWVVLVAGSNGWWNYRHQADVCHAYQLLKKGGLKDENIIVFMYDDIANNTENPRPGVLINNPHGQDVYQGVPKDYVGEDVNADNFFNVILANKSGITGGSGKILDSGPNDNIFIYYTDHGGPGIVSMPTGLVYANDLINVLEKKHASGTYSKMVFYLEACESGSMFDGLLPEGLNIYVTTASKPDENSWGTYCGLGSGACLVECPPPEFDGVCLGDLYSVAWMEDSDVQDRQTTTLDNQYDRIANRTAANLTHGSHVMQYGDMELSVDALFQYMGSVSTSHSQAPCPMASAPSPMDAASFLTSSENVDQRDTELFYLTSKYQGAPKGSNEEFEANRKLNEVISQRNQVDNSVKRLGELLFGVEKGNEVLQSVRPAGQPLVDNWDCLKSYVKTFEAHCGKLTAYGKKHVRGIANICNAGIESEEMVAATAQACSS; via the exons ATGATTAGATATGTCGTATTTCTCGTTCTTCTCTCAATTTGGGCCAGTGTTGAAGGTCGAAGTATTTCTCAATTCTTAACAGAAAAATCGACAGGGACCAAATGGGTTGTCCTAGTTGCTGGCTCCAATGGATGGTGGAACTACAGGCACCAG GCTGATGTGTGCCATGCTTACCAACTACTGAAGAAAGGGGGTCTCAAGGATGAGAACATCATTGTATTTATGTACGATGACATTGCTAACAATACAGAGAACCCTAGACCTGGAGTCCTCATCAATAACCCACATGGTCAAGATGTTTATCAAGGTGTTCCTAAG GATTATGTAGGTGAAGATGTTAATGCTGACAATTTTTTCAATGTTATACTTGCCAACAAAAGTGGTATCACTGGGGGTAGTGGGAAAATTTTGGACAGTGGTCCAAATGACAATATTTTCATCTATTATACTGATCATGGTGGCCCTGGCATTGTTT CAATGCCAACTGGACTTGTCTACGCGAACGATCTGATTAACGTGTTGGAAAAGAAGCATGCTTCTGGGACATATAGTAAAATG GTGTTTTACTTAGAAGCTTGCGAGTCTGGAAGTATGTTTGATGGTCTTCTTCCTGAAGGTCTAAATATCTATGTCACGACTGCATCAAAACCAGATGAAAACAGTTGGGGAACGTATTGTGGTTTGGGTAGTGGTGCTTGTTTAGTTGAGTGTCCTCCTCCAGAGTTTGACGGTGTTTGCTTGGGAGATTTGTACAGTGTTGCTTGGATGGAAGACAG TGATGTCCAAGATCGACAAACTACAACTTTGGATAACCAGTATGACAGG ATTGCAAACAGAACTGCAGCCAACCTAACACATGGTTCCCATGTCATGCAATATGGTGATATGGAGTTAAGTGTTGATGCTCTTTTCCAGTATATGGGTTCTGTTTCCACAAGCCATAGTCAAGCTCCATGTCCCATGGCATCTGCTCCCAGTCCCATGGATGCCGCGTCATTCTTGACATCCTCAGAAAATGTGGACCAACGTGACACTGAGCTTTTCTACTTGACATCCAAA TACCAAGGTGCTCCTAAAGGATCTAATGAGGAATTTGAAGCTAATCGGAAGCTTAATGAGGTTATATCACAGAGAAATCAAGTGGATAACAGCGTAAAGCGTCTTGGAGAGCTTCTGTTTGGAGTTGAAAAAGGTAATGAGGTGCTGCAGAGTGTTCGACCTGCTGGACAACCACTTGTTGACAATTGGGATTGCCTTAAATCCTAT GTCAAGACATTCGAGGCACATTGTGGAAAACTAACTGCGTATGGAAAGAAACATGTACGTGGTATCGCCAACATCTGCAATGCTGGAATTGAGAGTGAGGAGATGGTTGCTGCAACTGCACAAGCATGTTCAAGCTAA
- the LOC104109158 gene encoding vacuolar-processing enzyme-like isoform X4, producing MKTSSYSCTMILLTIERTPDLESLSITHMAMMFTKVSPRQDYVLEDVNANNFYNVILGNKSAVVGGSGKVVNSGPNDHIFIYYTDHGGPGVVSMPSGEDVYANDLIDVLKKKHASGTYDRLVFYLEACESGSMFDGLLPEGLDIYVMTASEPNEDSWATYCGEGTPDDPCLVECPPPEFQGVCLGDLYSVAWMEDSDVTDRDADSVQGQHSRVANRTAANIAYGGYGSHVTEYGDIVVSFDRLSTYMGEASTNHSHASVNAMSFSTSSKSVDQYSAELFYLFTKHQNAPEGSHEKFEAHARLKEAISQRTQVDNSVKHLGELLFGVEKGNEVLHSVRPAGQPLVDSWDCLKSYVNIFEAHCGILSSYGKKHIRGIANICNAGITSEQMASTSAQACSS from the exons ATGAAAACATCATCGTATTCATGTACGATGATATTGCTAACAATAGAGAGAACCCCAGACCTGGAGTCATTATCAATAACCCACATGGCCATGATGTTTACAAAGGTGTCCCCAAG GCAGGATTATGTGCTTGAAGATGTTAATGCCAACAATTTTTACAATGTTATCCTTGGCAACAAAAGCGCTGTAGTTGGGGGCAGTGGGAAAGTAGTGAACAGTGGTCCAAATGACCATATCTTCATCTATTATACTGATCATGGCGGCCCTGGTGTAGTTT CAATGCCAAGCGGAGAAGATGTTTACGCTAATGATCTGATTGATGTGTTGAAAAAGAAGCATGCTTCAGGGACATATGACAGACTG GTGTTTTATTTAGAAGCTTGTGAGTCCGGAAGCATGTTTGATGGTCTTCTCCCTGAAGGTCTAGACATATATGTCATGACTGCATCAGAACCTAATGAAGATAGTTGGGCGACGTATTGTGGTGAGGGTACTCCTGATGATCCCTGCTTGGTTGAGTGTCCCCCTCCCGAGTTTCAGGGTGTGTGCTTGGGAGATTTGTACAGTGTTGCCTGGATGGAAGATAG CGATGTAACAGATCGAGATGCTGACAGTGTGCAAGGGCAGCATAGCCGA GTTGCAAACAGAACTGCAGCTAACATAGCATATGGCGGCTATGGCTCCCATGTCACAGAATACGGTGATATAGTGGTGAGCTTTGATCGACTTTCCACATATATGGGTGAAGCTTCCACAAACCACAGTCATGCCTCTGTGAATGCTATGTCATTCTCGACATCATCAAAGAGTGTGGATCAATACAGTGCTGAACTTTTCTATTTGTTCACCAAA CACCAAAATGCTCCTGAAGGGTCTCATGAGAAGTTTGAAGCTCACGCGAGACTTAAAGAAGCTATATCACAGAGAACTCAAGTGGACAACAGTGTAAAACATCTTGGGGAGCTTCTTTTTGGTGTTGAAAAAGGTAATGAGGTACTACACAGTGTTCGACCTGCTGGACAACCACTTGTTGACAGCTGGGATTGTCTTAAGTCCTAC GTCAACATATTTGAGGCACATTGTGGAATATTAAGCTCGTATGGAAAGAAACACATACGTGGTATAGCCAACATCTGCAATGCTGGAATTACGAGTGAACAAATGGCTTCTACATCTGCACAAGCATGTTCAAGTTAG
- the LOC104109159 gene encoding vacuolar-processing enzyme-like: MIRYVAGTLFLIGLALNVAVSESRNVLKLPSEVSRFFGADESNAGDHDDDSVGTRWAILLAGSNGYWNYRHQADICHAYQLLKKGGLKDENIVVFMYDDIANNEENPRRGVIINSPHGEDVYKGVPKDYTGDDVTVDNFFAVILGNKTALSGGSGKVVNSGPNDHIFIFYSDHGGPGVLGMPTDPYLYANDLIDVLKKKHASGTYKSLVFYLEACESGSIFEGLLPEGLNIYATTASNAEESSWGTYCPGEYPSPPIEYMTCLGDLYSISWMEDSELHNLRTESLKQQYHLVKERTATGNPVYGSHVMQYGDLHLSKDALYLYMGTNPANDNYTFMDDNSLRVSKAVNQRDADLLHFWHKFRTAPEGSVRKIEAQKQLNEAISHRVHLDNSVALVGKLLFGIEKGPEVLSGVRPAGQPLVDDWDCLKSFVRTFETHCGSLSQYGMKHMRSIANICNAGIKKEQMVEASAQACPSVPSNTWSSLHRGFSA, translated from the exons ATGATTCGTTACGTCGCCGGTACTCTGTTCCTAATTGGACTCGCACTTAACGTCGCCGTTTCAGAGAGCCGTAATGTTTTGAAACTTCCGTCAGAAGTTTCTAGATTCTTCGGTGCCGATGAGAGTAACGCCGGCGATCATGATGACGACTCCGTCGGTACTAGATGGGCTATTCTGCTAGCCGGATCAAACGGTTATTGGAATTACCGCCACCAG GCTGATATATGCCACGCATATCAACTGTTGAAGAAGGGTGGTCTGAAAGATGAGAACATTGTTGTGTTCATGTACGATGACATTGCAAACAACGAAGAGAACCCAAGACGAGGAGTTATCATTAATAGCCCTCATGGTGAGGATGTTTACAAAGGAGTCCCTAAG GATTACACTGGGGATGATGTTACTGTTGACAACTTTTTTGCTGTTATCCTTGGGAACAAAACTGCCCTTAGTGGAGGCAGCGGAAAGGTGGTGAATAGTGGTCCAAATGATCATATCTTCATCTTCTATAGTGATCATGGAGGTCCTGGAGTGCTTG GGATGCCTACCGATCCATACCTCTATGCAAACGATCTTATTGACGTGTTGAAGAAGAAGCATGCTTCCGGTACATATAAAAGCTTG GTATTTTACCTTGAAGCTTGCGAGTCTGGTAGTATATTTGAGGGTCTTCTTCCTGAAGGTTTAAATATCTATGCCACAACAGCATCAAATGCTGAAGAGAGTAGCTGGGGAACCTATTGCCCAGGAGAGTATCCCAGTCCTCCTATTGAATACATGACCTGCCTTGGTGACTTGTACAGTATTTCCTGGATGGAGGACAG TGAATTACACAACCTGCGGACTGAAAGTCTGAAGCAGCAATATCACCTG GTCAAAGAGAGAACTGCTACTGGGAATCCTGTTTATGGTTCACATGTCATGCAATATGGTGATCTACATCTCAGCAAGGATGCTCTATACTTATATATGGGTACAAATCCTGCAAATGATAATTATACTTTTATGGATGACAATTCATTGCGAGTATCAAAGGCTGTCAACCAGCGTGATGCAGATCTTCTGCATTTCTGGCACAAG TTCCGCACGGCTCCTGAAGGCTCTGTTAGGAAAATTGAGGCTCAAAAACAGTTAAATGAAGCAATATCACATAGAGTGCACTTGGACAACAGCGTAGCCCTTGTCGGTAAACTTCTGTTTGGAATTGAAAAAGGTCCAGAGGTGCTGAGTGGCGTCCGCCCTGCTGGTCAGCCTCTTGTTGATGACTGGGACTGCCTTAAATCCTTT GTAAGAACGTTTGAGACACATTGTGGATCGTTATCCCAGTATGGAATGAAACATATGCGCTCTATTGCTAACATATGCAACGCTGGAATTAAGAAGGAGCAGATGGTGGAGGCATCAGCACAAGCTTGCCCCAGCGTTCCATCCAATACTTGGAGTTCCCTCCACAGGGGTTTTAGTGCATGA
- the LOC104109158 gene encoding vacuolar-processing enzyme-like isoform X3 — protein MIRYVVFLVLLSIWASVEGRSISQFLTEKSTGTKWVVLVAGSNGWWNYRHQADVCHAYQLLKDGGLKDENIIVFMYDDIANNRENPRPGVIINNPHGHDVYKGVPKDYVLEDVNANNFYNVILGNKSAVVGGSGKVVNSGPNDHIFIYYTDHGGPGVVSMPSGEDVYANDLIDVLKKKHASGTYDRLVFYLEACESGSMFDGLLPEGLDIYVMTASEPNEDSWATYCGEGTPDDPCLVECPPPEFQGVCLGDLYSVAWMEDSDVTDRDADSVQGQHSRVANRTAANIAYGGYGSHVTEYGDIVVSFDRLSTYMGEASTNHSHASVNAMSFSTSSKSVDQYSAELFYLFTKHQNAPEGSHEKFEAHARLKEAISQRTQVDNSVKHLGELLFGVEKGNEVLHSVRPAGQPLVDSWDCLKSYVNIFEAHCGILSSYGKKHIRGIANICNAGITSEQMASTSAQACSS, from the exons ATGATTAGATATGTCGTATTTCTCGTTCTTCTCTCAATTTGGGCCAGTGTTGAAGGTCGAAGTATTTCTCAATTCTTAACAGAAAAATCGACAGGGACCAAATGGGTTGTCCTAGTTGCTGGCTCCAATGGATGGTGGAACTACAGGCACCAG GCTGATGTATGTCATGCTTACCAATTACTAAAGGATGGAGGTCTAAAAGATGAAAACATCATCGTATTCATGTACGATGATATTGCTAACAATAGAGAGAACCCCAGACCTGGAGTCATTATCAATAACCCACATGGCCATGATGTTTACAAAGGTGTCCCCAAG GATTATGTGCTTGAAGATGTTAATGCCAACAATTTTTACAATGTTATCCTTGGCAACAAAAGCGCTGTAGTTGGGGGCAGTGGGAAAGTAGTGAACAGTGGTCCAAATGACCATATCTTCATCTATTATACTGATCATGGCGGCCCTGGTGTAGTTT CAATGCCAAGCGGAGAAGATGTTTACGCTAATGATCTGATTGATGTGTTGAAAAAGAAGCATGCTTCAGGGACATATGACAGACTG GTGTTTTATTTAGAAGCTTGTGAGTCCGGAAGCATGTTTGATGGTCTTCTCCCTGAAGGTCTAGACATATATGTCATGACTGCATCAGAACCTAATGAAGATAGTTGGGCGACGTATTGTGGTGAGGGTACTCCTGATGATCCCTGCTTGGTTGAGTGTCCCCCTCCCGAGTTTCAGGGTGTGTGCTTGGGAGATTTGTACAGTGTTGCCTGGATGGAAGATAG CGATGTAACAGATCGAGATGCTGACAGTGTGCAAGGGCAGCATAGCCGA GTTGCAAACAGAACTGCAGCTAACATAGCATATGGCGGCTATGGCTCCCATGTCACAGAATACGGTGATATAGTGGTGAGCTTTGATCGACTTTCCACATATATGGGTGAAGCTTCCACAAACCACAGTCATGCCTCTGTGAATGCTATGTCATTCTCGACATCATCAAAGAGTGTGGATCAATACAGTGCTGAACTTTTCTATTTGTTCACCAAA CACCAAAATGCTCCTGAAGGGTCTCATGAGAAGTTTGAAGCTCACGCGAGACTTAAAGAAGCTATATCACAGAGAACTCAAGTGGACAACAGTGTAAAACATCTTGGGGAGCTTCTTTTTGGTGTTGAAAAAGGTAATGAGGTACTACACAGTGTTCGACCTGCTGGACAACCACTTGTTGACAGCTGGGATTGTCTTAAGTCCTAC GTCAACATATTTGAGGCACATTGTGGAATATTAAGCTCGTATGGAAAGAAACACATACGTGGTATAGCCAACATCTGCAATGCTGGAATTACGAGTGAACAAATGGCTTCTACATCTGCACAAGCATGTTCAAGTTAG